One Trichocoleus desertorum ATA4-8-CV12 DNA window includes the following coding sequences:
- the secA gene encoding preprotein translocase subunit SecA → MLKNLLGDPNTRKLKKYQPIITEINLLEEEIQELSDQALRGKTAEFKQRVEQGESLDDLLPEAFAVVREAGKRVLGMRHFDVQLLGGMILHDGQIAEMKTGEGKTLVSTLPAYLNALLGRGVHVVTVNDYLARRDAEWMGQVHRFLGLSVGLIQQTMTPNERKRNYDCDITYATNSELGFDYLRDNMATSMVDVVQRPFQYCVIDEVDSVLVDEARTPLIISGQVERPSEKYIRAAEVAARLQSESHYEVDEKARNVLLTDEGFIEAEKALGVQDLFDPKDPWAHYIFNAIKAKELFIKDVNYIVRDDEIVIVDEFTGRIMMGRRWSDGLHQAIEAKEHVEIQPETQTLATITYQNFFLLYPKLAGMTGTAKTEEVEFEKIYKLEVTIVPTNRKTGRADVSDVVYKTEEAKWNAVASECAEIHQLGRPILVGTTSVEKSEVLSHLLHQQGIPHNLLNAKPENVERESEIVAQAGRKGALTIATNMAGRGTDIILGGNADYMARLKVREYFMPRIVQPEDEDTFDVTRVAGASESRGGGQGFVPGKKVKTWKASPQIFPTQLSKEAEQKLRSAVDFAVQQYGERSLPELEAEDLVAVASEKAPTDNPAIQRLREVYNLIRKEYEQFTEREHEEVIRLGGLHVIGTERHESRRIDNQLRGRAGRQGDPGSTKFFLSLQDNLLRIFGGDRVAGLMNAFRVEEDMPIESGLLTRSLEGAQKKVETYYYDIRKQVFEYDEVMNNQRRAIYAERRRVLEGQDLKEQVIKYAERTMDDIVEAYVNPDLPSEEWDLGSMVSKVKEFVNLLSDLEPDQLIDLTIGEIKTFLHEQVRIAYDLKEAQVDQIQPGLMRQAERFFILQQIDTLWREHLQQMDALRESVGLRGYGQKDPLIEYKSEGYELFLEMMTDIRRNVVYSLFQFQPQVQPAVEAPTEMV, encoded by the coding sequence ATGCTTAAGAATCTGCTGGGCGATCCCAACACACGCAAGCTCAAAAAATATCAACCCATTATTACCGAGATCAACCTGCTCGAAGAAGAAATCCAAGAACTCTCTGACCAAGCGTTACGCGGCAAAACGGCAGAGTTTAAACAGCGGGTTGAACAAGGGGAATCCCTTGACGACCTTCTACCAGAAGCCTTCGCTGTCGTTCGAGAGGCTGGCAAGCGTGTGCTGGGGATGCGCCACTTCGATGTCCAGCTCTTGGGCGGCATGATCCTCCACGATGGCCAGATTGCCGAGATGAAGACTGGGGAAGGGAAGACTCTGGTTTCTACATTGCCAGCTTACCTAAATGCTCTCCTCGGCAGAGGGGTGCACGTTGTCACCGTAAACGACTACCTAGCTCGTCGGGACGCAGAATGGATGGGGCAGGTACACCGTTTCTTGGGCTTGAGCGTGGGTCTGATTCAGCAGACCATGACCCCCAACGAGCGGAAACGCAACTACGACTGCGACATCACCTACGCCACCAACAGTGAGCTGGGCTTCGATTACCTGCGCGATAATATGGCCACCTCAATGGTGGATGTCGTGCAGCGACCGTTCCAATATTGCGTGATTGACGAAGTGGACTCGGTGCTGGTTGATGAAGCTCGTACTCCTTTGATTATTTCGGGTCAGGTAGAGCGACCCAGTGAAAAATATATTCGGGCCGCTGAGGTAGCAGCGCGATTGCAATCAGAGAGTCACTACGAAGTCGATGAAAAAGCTCGCAACGTCCTCCTGACAGATGAAGGCTTTATTGAAGCAGAAAAAGCCTTAGGGGTTCAGGACTTGTTTGACCCCAAAGATCCTTGGGCGCACTATATCTTCAATGCCATTAAAGCTAAAGAACTCTTTATTAAAGATGTAAACTACATCGTCCGCGATGACGAAATCGTGATTGTAGATGAGTTTACCGGGCGGATCATGATGGGTCGTCGATGGAGTGACGGCTTGCATCAGGCGATCGAAGCTAAAGAGCACGTAGAGATTCAGCCTGAAACTCAGACCTTAGCGACAATCACCTACCAAAACTTCTTCTTGCTCTATCCCAAACTGGCAGGGATGACCGGAACGGCTAAGACGGAAGAAGTGGAATTTGAAAAAATCTACAAACTAGAAGTCACGATCGTTCCGACTAACCGTAAAACAGGTCGGGCTGACGTATCGGACGTGGTTTACAAAACGGAAGAGGCCAAGTGGAATGCGGTTGCGTCTGAATGTGCTGAAATCCACCAGTTGGGCCGCCCGATCCTAGTGGGTACGACCAGCGTAGAAAAATCAGAAGTCCTATCTCACTTGTTGCATCAGCAAGGTATTCCGCACAACCTACTGAATGCAAAGCCAGAAAACGTCGAGCGAGAATCAGAGATTGTCGCGCAGGCAGGCCGTAAGGGAGCCTTGACCATTGCTACCAACATGGCGGGTCGAGGTACCGACATCATCTTGGGTGGTAACGCCGACTATATGGCGCGTCTGAAGGTGCGCGAGTACTTCATGCCCCGGATCGTGCAGCCTGAGGATGAAGATACTTTTGATGTCACCAGAGTTGCAGGAGCGAGTGAGAGTCGAGGGGGTGGCCAAGGCTTTGTCCCTGGTAAGAAAGTCAAAACCTGGAAAGCTTCTCCTCAAATTTTCCCCACCCAACTGTCGAAAGAAGCCGAGCAAAAGCTCAGATCAGCCGTTGACTTTGCGGTACAGCAGTATGGTGAGCGATCGCTGCCAGAACTAGAAGCAGAAGATCTGGTTGCGGTTGCATCTGAAAAAGCACCGACTGACAACCCAGCGATTCAGCGGTTGCGGGAAGTTTATAACTTGATCCGCAAAGAATACGAACAGTTTACCGAACGTGAGCATGAAGAAGTGATTCGCTTGGGTGGTCTGCATGTAATCGGCACCGAGCGCCATGAGTCGCGCCGAATTGACAACCAATTGCGCGGTCGGGCAGGACGGCAAGGTGACCCTGGTTCTACCAAGTTCTTCCTCAGCTTGCAGGATAACTTGTTGCGGATCTTTGGTGGCGATCGCGTCGCGGGCCTGATGAATGCCTTCCGCGTGGAAGAAGATATGCCAATTGAATCTGGTCTTCTGACGCGATCGCTAGAAGGGGCACAGAAGAAAGTTGAAACCTACTACTACGACATCCGGAAGCAGGTTTTTGAGTACGACGAGGTGATGAACAACCAACGTCGGGCCATCTATGCCGAAAGACGCCGGGTTCTAGAAGGACAAGACCTGAAAGAACAGGTGATTAAGTACGCTGAGCGCACGATGGATGACATTGTGGAAGCTTACGTCAACCCTGACTTACCTTCAGAAGAGTGGGATCTCGGCAGTATGGTAAGCAAGGTGAAGGAGTTCGTCAACCTCCTGTCTGACCTAGAGCCTGATCAGCTGATCGACCTAACGATTGGAGAAATTAAAACTTTCTTGCATGAACAGGTCCGGATTGCCTACGACTTAAAAGAAGCCCAAGTCGATCAAATTCAACCGGGTTTGATGCGGCAAGCAGAGCGTTTCTTTATCTTGCAGCAAATCGATACACTCTGGCGGGAGCACCTCCAGCAAATGGACGCGCTGCGAGAATCGGTGGGACTGCGTGGCTACGGTCAGAAAGACCCTCTGATTGAGTACAAGAGTGAAGGTTATGAACTCTTCTTGGAGATGATGACCGACATTCGCCGCAACGTGGTTTACTCCCTATTCCAGTTCCAGCCTCAAGTTCAGCCTGCGGTTGAAGCACCCACTGAGATGGTTTAA
- a CDS encoding GNAT family N-acetyltransferase, giving the protein MGFWKSLFSGSDTTPSSKPTAVEGYIAEDENSLPTEAPRDPSLSGSAARSRSSSRIFFSTDRDIDLYELEELCDAVGWSRRPLRKVKKAIQHSFLVVTMWEQRGVQRRLIGFARATSDHAFNATLWDVVVHPDFQGKGFGKALMKHVIKKLRSEDISNITLFADPQVVTFYRNLGFMADPEGIKGMFWYPD; this is encoded by the coding sequence ATGGGTTTCTGGAAAAGTTTATTTAGTGGTTCTGACACTACCCCCAGCTCTAAGCCCACTGCTGTTGAGGGATATATTGCTGAGGATGAAAACAGCTTACCCACTGAGGCACCACGCGATCCTAGCTTAAGTGGCTCAGCGGCCCGAAGCCGCAGTAGTTCTCGCATTTTCTTCAGTACCGATCGAGACATCGACCTCTACGAATTAGAGGAACTGTGCGATGCGGTGGGTTGGTCGCGGCGACCTCTACGCAAAGTCAAAAAAGCAATTCAGCACAGCTTTCTCGTCGTTACTATGTGGGAGCAGCGAGGCGTACAGCGACGCTTGATTGGCTTTGCACGAGCTACCTCTGATCATGCCTTTAACGCCACGCTTTGGGACGTTGTGGTTCATCCAGACTTCCAGGGCAAAGGATTCGGGAAGGCTCTCATGAAACACGTGATCAAGAAATTGCGAAGTGAAGATATCAGCAACATTACTCTATTCGCTGATCCTCAAGTCGTTACCTTCTATCGTAACTTGGGTTTCATGGCGGATCCAGAAGGAATTAAGGGCATGTTTTGGTATCCCGACTAA
- a CDS encoding sensor histidine kinase: MVNQDQTIAALQQELEQTRLAYQMAIEMHQFKSGFLARVSHELRSPLNGLIGMHQLILSDLCDDPAEERDFLGQAHQSALNLMQLLDLILDVARLEHGSRQIQPQPLQLAQVLQEVYNLTHLQARDRNIRLQLLPISEDIYVQADPKWLQQTLVSLVDTSIRLTPEGTMRLSATVKPETEQVAIWVEAPYPVSLWSEPTQLLFTQVPTTSNIPAALSPGLALLMHQSVSECMQGRLEIMALPSEREAVNSDFVDATESTRIQCIMPLVMPEADLA; encoded by the coding sequence ATGGTAAACCAAGACCAAACAATCGCAGCATTGCAACAAGAGTTAGAGCAAACGCGACTGGCTTATCAAATGGCAATAGAGATGCACCAGTTCAAGTCTGGGTTTCTGGCTAGAGTCTCCCATGAGCTGCGATCGCCCCTCAACGGCCTGATTGGGATGCACCAATTGATTCTGTCTGACCTCTGCGATGACCCAGCGGAAGAAAGAGACTTTCTGGGTCAAGCGCATCAGTCGGCCCTAAACCTAATGCAGCTACTGGATTTGATTTTGGATGTAGCGAGGTTAGAGCATGGCTCTCGGCAAATTCAACCTCAACCCTTGCAACTGGCCCAAGTCTTGCAAGAAGTTTACAACCTGACTCACTTGCAAGCACGCGATCGCAATATTCGCTTGCAGCTCTTGCCAATTTCTGAGGATATTTATGTCCAAGCTGACCCTAAATGGCTGCAACAAACCTTAGTAAGCTTGGTTGACACCTCCATTCGTTTAACGCCTGAGGGTACTATGCGGCTATCAGCTACAGTCAAACCTGAAACAGAGCAGGTTGCCATCTGGGTTGAAGCTCCCTACCCCGTGAGCCTCTGGAGCGAACCTACCCAGCTTTTATTCACTCAGGTACCTACAACATCCAATATTCCAGCGGCTTTATCACCCGGACTCGCTTTATTGATGCATCAAAGCGTCAGTGAGTGCATGCAAGGTCGCTTAGAGATCATGGCTCTGCCTAGCGAACGAGAAGCTGTTAACTCGGATTTTGTGGATGCTACCGAGTCTACTCGCATTCAATGCATTATGCCCCTGGTGATGCCAGAGGCAGACTTAGCCTAA
- a CDS encoding alpha/beta hydrolase: protein MTSINVLGVPHAYDLTAATASPSVLVFIHGWLLSRQYWQPLIERLSPDYQCLSYDLRGFGESQCSISDHQRSLSPVTAELIEEAIASPKASRYTPAAYAQDLAVLLKQLNISNAWLVGHSLGGSIALWAGHQLPDAVKGVICLNAGGGIYLKEEFERFRSAGAKILRFRPRWFSQLPLIDLLFSRATVARPIERVWGRQRVIDFVMANPQAALGALLDSTTEEEVHHLPHVVSRLPQPVYFMAGAQDPIMEPKYVRHLASFHPTFRACGDNVIEIPNCGHMAMVEQPDTVVAQLRAIVARHEVQEQVAPRRATG from the coding sequence ATGACCAGCATTAACGTCCTAGGAGTTCCGCACGCCTACGATTTGACGGCGGCTACTGCATCTCCCTCTGTCCTTGTTTTTATTCACGGTTGGCTCCTGAGCCGTCAATATTGGCAACCATTAATTGAGCGGTTGTCACCGGATTATCAATGCTTGTCCTATGATTTGCGTGGATTCGGCGAGTCCCAATGCTCGATCTCCGATCACCAGCGCAGTTTGTCTCCTGTGACTGCGGAGTTGATAGAGGAAGCGATCGCCTCACCTAAAGCTTCAAGATATACACCCGCTGCCTACGCTCAAGATCTAGCCGTTTTATTAAAACAGCTGAATATCTCTAACGCTTGGTTGGTAGGTCATTCCCTGGGTGGCAGTATTGCTCTCTGGGCAGGCCATCAGTTACCCGATGCTGTGAAGGGCGTGATTTGCTTGAATGCAGGGGGTGGCATTTACCTCAAAGAGGAGTTTGAGCGGTTTCGCTCGGCAGGAGCCAAAATTTTAAGATTTCGGCCTCGCTGGTTTTCGCAACTGCCGTTGATTGATTTACTATTTAGCCGTGCCACTGTCGCTCGTCCGATTGAGCGTGTTTGGGGACGGCAGCGGGTGATCGATTTTGTCATGGCTAATCCACAAGCGGCCTTGGGAGCGTTGCTGGATTCCACTACCGAAGAAGAGGTGCATCATCTTCCTCATGTGGTGTCCCGTTTGCCACAGCCTGTTTATTTTATGGCGGGGGCGCAAGATCCCATCATGGAGCCCAAGTACGTACGGCACTTAGCCAGTTTTCACCCAACTTTTCGAGCCTGTGGCGATAACGTGATTGAGATTCCCAATTGTGGGCATATGGCGATGGTAGAGCAACCGGATACCGTGGTGGCTCAACTGCGCGCAATTGTGGCTCGACACGAAGTTCAGGAGCAAGTAGCTCCCCGCAGAGCGACTGGGTGA
- a CDS encoding diheme cytochrome c has product MSRSSQSTDTRESHPTPQKELNSKRRPRRRSPVILLVLVLLWSVALGWGLAQATETPQAAQLAQFTPSVENLTPAATPVGTVDPVPSKYQLGQELYLENCATCHIGLPPAILPTETWRQILQDRQHYGQQIKPLVDPPRLLVWDYLRTYSRVQDQEEETPYRIADSRYFKALHPRVELPRSLTMASCASCHPAAAQFNFRRLTPEWENSP; this is encoded by the coding sequence ATGTCCCGCTCTTCTCAATCAACCGATACCAGAGAATCTCATCCCACCCCGCAGAAGGAGCTAAACTCCAAGCGACGACCTCGCAGGCGATCGCCCGTGATTCTCCTGGTGTTAGTTCTATTGTGGAGTGTGGCGTTGGGATGGGGCTTAGCTCAAGCAACAGAAACGCCCCAAGCCGCTCAGCTCGCTCAATTTACCCCTAGCGTAGAAAATCTCACGCCTGCGGCAACTCCTGTGGGCACCGTAGACCCAGTACCGTCCAAATACCAACTCGGTCAAGAACTTTATTTAGAAAACTGCGCTACCTGTCACATTGGTTTGCCACCCGCAATTTTGCCAACAGAAACTTGGCGGCAAATATTGCAAGACCGCCAACACTATGGTCAGCAAATCAAACCCTTGGTTGACCCACCCCGTCTCTTGGTTTGGGACTACTTACGCACCTATTCTAGAGTCCAAGATCAAGAAGAAGAAACGCCCTACCGCATCGCCGATTCCCGCTACTTCAAAGCACTGCACCCCAGAGTTGAATTGCCGCGATCGCTGACTATGGCAAGCTGTGCCAGTTGTCACCCTGCGGCTGCTCAGTTCAACTTCCGCCGCCTCACTCCAGAATGGGAAAACTCGCCCTAA
- a CDS encoding ABC transporter substrate-binding protein: MSFNRSSVERSHPKESKFHTLSGGLLYWLPKIVVRSPVAIALLALSSCQTPTQSSNGLKLGTLLPITGDLAQYGPPMQDSARLLVKTVNNCGGVLGQPVELISEDDQTEPAAGASAMTKLAEVDRVAGVVGAASSAVSSAAVDIAVRNQVTQISPASTSPVFTERAQKGDFQGFWFRTAPPDTFQGQALAKLAKDQGFKTVAILAINNDYGNGLVASFIPAFEALGGKVVSGQPTRYPPDAATFESEVSVAFSSNPDAVLLIAYPETGSLILKSAYQQGLLDQKTKVLATDGLKDPAIANLVGKNQAGEFIASGLIGTAASAGGPAIAAFRQLYNAEYKRQPSVYDPNTWDATALMVLAAESAQAATGPALKDKIREIASAPGQEVTDICQALELVRQGKDVNYQGASGTLELDAQGDVVGSYDIWTIQEDGELAVKGQISVGGS, from the coding sequence ATGAGTTTTAATCGATCGAGCGTTGAGCGCTCCCATCCTAAGGAGTCTAAATTTCATACTCTTTCTGGCGGTTTACTTTATTGGCTACCCAAAATCGTTGTTCGCAGTCCAGTTGCGATCGCACTGTTGGCTTTATCGAGCTGTCAAACTCCCACTCAATCCAGTAACGGCTTGAAGCTAGGTACGTTGTTACCCATTACAGGGGACTTGGCTCAGTATGGTCCACCCATGCAAGACAGTGCTCGTTTACTTGTCAAAACAGTTAACAACTGTGGGGGAGTCTTGGGCCAGCCAGTAGAACTGATCTCAGAAGACGACCAAACGGAACCTGCTGCTGGTGCTTCAGCCATGACTAAATTGGCCGAGGTCGATCGAGTCGCTGGGGTGGTAGGCGCAGCATCAAGTGCCGTTTCCAGCGCAGCAGTGGATATTGCAGTTCGTAATCAAGTGACGCAAATCTCGCCTGCGAGTACCAGTCCTGTGTTCACGGAAAGAGCCCAGAAAGGTGACTTCCAGGGATTTTGGTTTCGCACGGCCCCACCTGACACCTTCCAGGGGCAAGCCCTGGCGAAATTGGCAAAAGATCAAGGCTTTAAAACAGTCGCAATTTTGGCCATTAATAATGACTACGGCAATGGCTTGGTAGCATCCTTCATTCCAGCTTTTGAGGCGTTGGGCGGCAAAGTTGTGTCAGGCCAACCCACCCGCTATCCCCCAGATGCCGCTACATTCGAGTCGGAGGTGAGCGTTGCCTTTAGTAGCAATCCAGATGCAGTCTTGTTAATTGCTTATCCAGAGACAGGCAGCCTCATTCTGAAATCTGCTTATCAACAAGGGCTGTTGGATCAGAAAACGAAAGTGTTGGCGACCGATGGCCTGAAAGATCCTGCGATCGCCAACCTAGTCGGCAAAAATCAGGCAGGAGAATTTATTGCCAGTGGATTGATCGGTACAGCAGCCAGTGCCGGAGGACCCGCGATCGCCGCCTTTCGGCAACTTTACAACGCTGAGTACAAGCGTCAGCCTAGTGTGTACGATCCCAATACCTGGGATGCCACAGCTTTAATGGTTTTGGCGGCTGAATCTGCTCAAGCAGCAACGGGGCCTGCTCTCAAAGACAAGATTCGCGAAATCGCCAGCGCACCGGGGCAAGAAGTGACCGATATTTGCCAAGCCTTAGAACTCGTACGCCAAGGAAAAGATGTGAACTACCAAGGCGCTAGTGGCACCCTAGAACTCGACGCCCAAGGAGATGTTGTGGGCAGTTACGATATCTGGACCATTCAAGAAGACGGCGAGTTGGCTGTTAAAGGTCAGATCAGTGTGGGTGGCTCATAA
- the prmC gene encoding peptide chain release factor N(5)-glutamine methyltransferase, with protein MHSPKTWTVSGQELWQWRDEACAAALAAAISSAEVDWLLQELAGLDRLTLRLESFKHWPQVQLQISLPELTELWQKRIQARVPVQYLVGTAPWRQFNLTVSPAVLIPRPETELIIDLAVAAVKATGLSTAFNSGVSTREPEIWVDLGTGSGAIAIGIATAFPKATVYAVDCSPAALAVAQQNITDLGLGDRVQFRQGAWFQPLTGLEGQLWGMVSNPPYIPTAMVSDLQPEVAWHEPHLALDGGEDGLDSIRHLVATAPTYLRSGGIWLIEMMAGQAEQVVELLERQGDYDRVRVHADLAGIDRFVLAYRR; from the coding sequence ATGCACTCCCCTAAGACATGGACAGTCTCAGGACAGGAGCTTTGGCAATGGCGGGATGAAGCTTGTGCCGCAGCATTAGCTGCGGCAATTTCGTCTGCTGAAGTAGACTGGCTATTGCAGGAGTTAGCTGGCTTAGACCGTTTAACTCTACGCCTAGAGTCTTTCAAGCATTGGCCGCAAGTGCAGTTGCAGATATCCTTACCAGAACTGACAGAGCTGTGGCAGAAGCGGATTCAAGCTCGCGTTCCGGTTCAATATTTAGTTGGAACTGCACCTTGGCGACAGTTTAATTTAACGGTGTCTCCAGCTGTCTTGATTCCACGGCCAGAAACAGAATTAATTATTGATTTGGCTGTTGCTGCGGTCAAAGCCACTGGCCTTTCAACTGCTTTCAATTCTGGCGTTAGCACTAGAGAACCGGAGATTTGGGTTGATCTAGGCACAGGCAGTGGGGCGATCGCCATTGGTATAGCAACCGCATTTCCAAAGGCAACGGTCTATGCCGTGGATTGCAGCCCTGCCGCCCTTGCCGTAGCACAGCAAAATATTACTGATTTAGGCTTGGGCGATCGCGTCCAGTTTCGCCAAGGTGCTTGGTTTCAGCCTTTAACTGGCCTAGAAGGCCAATTGTGGGGGATGGTCTCTAACCCTCCCTATATCCCTACTGCAATGGTGTCTGACTTGCAACCAGAAGTTGCTTGGCATGAGCCCCATTTGGCTTTAGATGGAGGAGAAGATGGTTTAGATAGCATTCGCCATTTAGTAGCAACGGCTCCCACATATCTCAGGTCAGGTGGCATCTGGTTGATTGAAATGATGGCAGGTCAGGCAGAGCAAGTCGTGGAATTATTAGAACGGCAGGGCGATTACGATCGCGTTCGCGTTCATGCTGATTTGGCAGGCATCGATCGCTTTGTCCTAGCTTATCGACGCTAA
- a CDS encoding L-threonylcarbamoyladenylate synthase, whose product MPQVSLTALVAQAKAGDRVISFPTDTVPALAVRPDRADLIFAAKQRSQEKPLILMAAEANDLWPFVQGDTEAQQIWQQVAARYWPGALTLVLPASDRVPAAIHPHDPTSIGLRVPCHPVAQAILAQTGPLATTSANLSGQPPLETMDAIAAQFPEVLTLLPHELAHLTLAWDATVTQGRESASGIPSTVIKWTDSTWQVLRAGAVKLEI is encoded by the coding sequence ATGCCTCAAGTTTCTTTAACTGCTTTAGTGGCCCAGGCAAAAGCGGGCGATCGCGTGATTAGCTTTCCAACCGACACGGTGCCAGCTTTAGCCGTCCGCCCTGATCGCGCCGATTTAATCTTTGCCGCCAAACAACGAAGCCAAGAAAAGCCATTGATTTTGATGGCGGCAGAGGCGAATGATTTATGGCCGTTCGTGCAGGGTGACACAGAGGCGCAACAAATTTGGCAACAGGTAGCGGCTCGATATTGGCCAGGGGCTTTGACGCTCGTTTTACCAGCTAGCGATCGCGTTCCCGCTGCCATCCATCCCCATGACCCCACCAGCATTGGACTACGGGTGCCCTGCCATCCAGTCGCTCAAGCAATCTTGGCCCAAACAGGTCCTTTGGCGACTACCAGCGCCAACTTATCGGGTCAGCCCCCTTTAGAAACAATGGACGCGATCGCCGCTCAGTTTCCAGAAGTTTTGACGCTCTTACCGCATGAATTAGCGCATCTGACTCTAGCCTGGGATGCCACTGTAACCCAGGGGCGCGAATCAGCCTCTGGCATCCCTTCCACGGTCATCAAGTGGACCGACTCCACTTGGCAAGTGCTCCGCGCTGGAGCGGTTAAGCTAGAAATTTGA
- a CDS encoding GNAT family N-acetyltransferase has product MDCRHIQFSHQRSHIDLHQLQALFQAAAFWAKDRRVEELEIAIANSDPVISVWDQDQMIGFARATSDGIYRATIWDVVIHPDYQRAGLGRKLVETVLSHPRMNRVERVYLMTTHQQQFYERIGFQLNASTTMVLCNQPMVQPPAPMMVEMPQTSQAPG; this is encoded by the coding sequence ATGGATTGTCGCCATATTCAGTTTTCCCATCAGCGGTCTCACATCGACCTACATCAACTCCAAGCATTGTTTCAGGCAGCGGCTTTCTGGGCAAAAGACCGACGGGTTGAAGAGCTAGAGATCGCGATCGCCAACAGTGACCCAGTCATCAGTGTGTGGGATCAAGACCAAATGATTGGCTTTGCCCGTGCTACCTCTGATGGAATTTACCGCGCTACCATCTGGGACGTTGTGATTCATCCCGACTACCAGAGAGCAGGCTTGGGCCGCAAGTTAGTTGAAACTGTCTTAAGCCATCCCCGCATGAATCGGGTGGAGCGGGTGTACTTAATGACGACCCATCAACAACAGTTCTACGAGCGAATTGGCTTTCAGCTTAATGCCAGCACTACGATGGTGCTCTGCAATCAACCGATGGTACAACCTCCTGCTCCGATGATGGTAGAAATGCCTCAAACCTCCCAAGCTCCGGGCTGA